A region of Granulibacter bethesdensis DNA encodes the following proteins:
- the msrA gene encoding peptide-methionine (S)-S-oxide reductase MsrA, with product METAVIGGGCFWCVEAVLRELSGVTSIRPGYAGGHTANPTYKEVCTGTTFHAEVVEVTFDPAILSYVDLLRIFLTIHDPTTPNRQGADVGTQYRSVIMPASTEQENAARGVLAEVEAAQIWPAPLSTTIEPLRVFYPAEPEHVDYFARHPEAAYCQAVIAPKVRAFRKHAVGRVRADISPNHA from the coding sequence ATGGAAACGGCGGTCATAGGGGGCGGCTGCTTCTGGTGCGTGGAAGCGGTGCTGAGGGAGTTGAGCGGGGTTACCTCGATCCGTCCCGGCTATGCGGGGGGACATACGGCCAATCCCACTTACAAGGAGGTATGCACCGGTACGACGTTCCATGCCGAAGTGGTCGAGGTTACGTTTGATCCGGCTATTCTCTCCTATGTCGATCTGCTGAGAATTTTTCTGACTATTCACGATCCGACCACGCCCAACCGGCAGGGCGCGGATGTAGGGACGCAGTATCGCTCCGTCATCATGCCGGCCTCGACAGAGCAGGAGAATGCAGCGCGTGGGGTGCTGGCAGAGGTCGAGGCTGCGCAAATCTGGCCTGCCCCATTATCAACGACGATCGAGCCTTTACGGGTTTTCTATCCAGCCGAACCGGAGCACGTGGATTATTTCGCCCGTCATCCGGAGGCGGCCTATTGTCAGGCGGTCATCGCGCCGAAAGTCCGTGCTTTTCGAAAGCATGCGGTCGGCCGCGTCAGGGCTGACATATCTCCGAACCATGCTTGA
- the hemC gene encoding hydroxymethylbilane synthase, whose product MQPAHPPGHPSGPATPSSTPPSSHAGMHGLPLRVGTRASPLALVQTRAFLARLRSFCPILRDMEVFEEHQINTTGDRVQDRRLAEIGGKGLFAKEIHEALADRRIDFAVHSLKDLETQLPPGIVLACTLKREDARDAIILPPGFTPPPPGDPFSVLQQGALVGTSSVRRQAQLAHARPDLRFATIRGNVQTRLAKLARGECDASLLALAGLRRLDMEQAASVVLDTEIMVPAACQGIVGVTVREDDYALRDLLAGIEDREAKAVSTAERALLNLLDGSCRTPIGGHARILSGGVLHLTGLVAAEDGSFLLRRTLQGAVSEAEALGAELGRSLRADSPPDIFLD is encoded by the coding sequence ATGCAACCCGCCCACCCCCCCGGCCACCCTTCTGGCCCCGCAACGCCCTCTTCTACGCCGCCATCCTCCCATGCGGGGATGCATGGCCTGCCTTTACGGGTCGGCACGCGCGCCTCTCCTCTTGCTCTGGTGCAGACCCGCGCGTTTCTCGCCCGGCTGCGCAGCTTCTGCCCGATCCTGCGGGATATGGAGGTGTTCGAGGAACACCAGATTAACACCACCGGCGACCGTGTGCAGGACCGACGTCTGGCCGAAATTGGCGGCAAGGGCCTGTTCGCCAAGGAAATTCACGAAGCGCTGGCTGACCGGCGGATCGATTTTGCGGTTCACAGCCTGAAGGATCTGGAAACCCAGCTTCCCCCCGGCATCGTGCTGGCCTGCACCCTCAAGCGTGAAGACGCACGGGATGCGATTATCCTTCCCCCCGGCTTTACGCCACCCCCGCCGGGAGACCCGTTCAGCGTGTTGCAACAGGGCGCGCTGGTCGGCACGTCATCGGTGCGCAGACAGGCGCAGCTGGCCCATGCCCGCCCTGATCTCCGCTTTGCGACAATCCGTGGCAATGTCCAGACCCGCCTTGCCAAGCTGGCGCGGGGGGAATGCGATGCCAGCCTTCTCGCTCTGGCCGGTCTGCGCCGGCTGGATATGGAGCAGGCGGCCAGCGTGGTGCTGGATACCGAAATCATGGTGCCTGCCGCCTGTCAGGGTATCGTCGGCGTCACGGTGCGGGAAGACGATTACGCTCTGCGCGACCTGCTGGCCGGGATCGAGGATCGGGAGGCCAAGGCGGTCTCCACCGCGGAACGGGCATTGCTCAATCTTCTGGATGGGTCCTGCCGCACGCCGATCGGCGGGCATGCGCGGATTCTATCGGGTGGTGTGCTGCATCTGACCGGTCTGGTCGCGGCCGAGGATGGCAGCTTTCTGCTCCGCCGGACGTTGCAGGGTGCGGTTTCGGAAGCGGAGGCGCTGGGGGCTGAACTCGGCCGCAGCCTGCGTGCCGACAGCCCGCCCGATATTTTCCTCGATTAG
- a CDS encoding LLM class flavin-dependent oxidoreductase: MAKQIRLNAFDMNCVGHQSSGLWRHPRDRSGTYNTLGYWTDLAQTLERGLFDGLFLADVLGVYDVYGGNAHAALIDAAQIPVNDPAMLIPAMAAVTRHLGFGLTCTLSYEPPFPFARRMSTLDHLTEGRIGWNIVTGYLNSAAKGSGLAKQPEHDTRYDIAEEYMQLTYKLWEGSWDDDAVLRDPVSGVFTQPDKVRKVHHDGAYFRVDAMHLCEPSTQRTPVLYQAGASRKGRAFAARHAECVFIAGPSKQVVAPSVADIRKQAGEQGRDPSDILIFTLMTVIVGRSDEEAQAKFDEYRRYVSHRGALTLMSGWTGIDFSQYGLDDELKQIRNDAIHSAVDAFTVADPGKVWTIREIAEFAAIGGTGPIVIGSPERVADELQSWIEETGIDGFNLAYAVTPETFEDFVALVIPELQRRGVYKTAYAEGSLRNKLFGHGDRLGETHPAHTFRATSRTLAA, translated from the coding sequence ATGGCGAAGCAAATCCGTCTGAACGCGTTCGACATGAATTGTGTCGGGCATCAATCCTCCGGCCTCTGGCGGCATCCGCGTGATCGGTCGGGCACGTATAACACGCTTGGGTACTGGACCGATCTGGCCCAAACGCTGGAGCGGGGATTGTTCGATGGCCTGTTTCTGGCCGATGTGCTGGGTGTGTATGACGTCTATGGCGGCAACGCGCATGCTGCGCTGATCGATGCGGCACAGATTCCCGTCAACGATCCGGCGATGCTTATTCCCGCTATGGCGGCGGTCACCCGGCATCTGGGGTTTGGTCTGACCTGCACTCTTTCCTATGAACCGCCTTTTCCGTTTGCGCGGCGTATGTCGACGCTCGATCACCTGACGGAGGGAAGGATCGGCTGGAACATCGTCACCGGCTATCTGAACAGTGCGGCGAAAGGCTCCGGGCTGGCGAAGCAGCCGGAGCACGACACGCGATACGATATTGCCGAAGAATACATGCAACTGACCTACAAGCTGTGGGAAGGAAGCTGGGATGACGATGCCGTTCTGCGCGATCCTGTCAGCGGGGTGTTCACCCAGCCGGACAAGGTGAGGAAAGTGCATCATGACGGCGCATATTTCCGTGTGGATGCAATGCATCTGTGTGAACCGTCGACGCAGCGTACGCCCGTGCTTTATCAGGCGGGCGCCTCTCGCAAAGGCCGGGCCTTTGCAGCGCGACATGCGGAATGTGTTTTTATTGCGGGACCGTCGAAGCAGGTGGTTGCGCCCAGTGTTGCCGATATTCGCAAGCAGGCTGGCGAGCAGGGCCGCGATCCATCGGATATTCTGATTTTTACCCTCATGACCGTGATCGTTGGTCGCTCCGATGAGGAAGCGCAGGCGAAATTTGACGAGTACCGGCGTTATGTCAGTCACCGGGGAGCCCTGACATTGATGTCGGGCTGGACCGGGATCGATTTTTCCCAATACGGGCTGGATGACGAGCTGAAACAGATCCGGAATGACGCGATTCACTCGGCTGTGGATGCATTCACCGTCGCCGATCCTGGGAAAGTCTGGACGATCAGGGAAATTGCCGAATTCGCGGCGATTGGCGGGACAGGTCCGATCGTCATCGGTTCGCCTGAGCGTGTAGCGGACGAATTGCAGTCCTGGATCGAGGAGACCGGCATTGACGGCTTCAACCTCGCCTACGCTGTCACACCCGAAACGTTCGAGGATTTTGTCGCTCTGGTGATCCCTGAACTCCAGCGGCGTGGTGTCTATAAGACCGCCTATGCCGAAGGCAGCCTGCGCAACAAGCTGTTTGGTCACGGCGACCGGTTGGGTGAAACCCATCCCGCCCATACATTCCGGGCCACATCCCGAACGCTGGCTGCCTGA
- a CDS encoding COG4223 family protein, with product MSEPDKTGPQIDGHADKVTGVKEQSSASPSSSSTRASEKNARQSILPHVVLVLAVGALALGGVSLYLSTQSQPTDPVLQARLEALEENETRHQNPDRPAIKKMQDQLEDLETTLHRQIQSLANAVRVHTGRLDTLQNRPAVQDEKTVGLVEALSKRVDEVTAEQKRFRDLFDSERDRMQAALHGLESRLTKLDAEQQGAVQALQQARERLNEIAGEAGKVTALADRAGRLARLQAASSALSRGEKLGDIPDAPPALTRFAQEAPPTVAALTLSFETVAQHALEASRPDVSHASFWETVKQKAETLVTVRRGDQVLVGDPAAGVIARARKALDAGDLAGAVRTLDALTGPAAQAVSGWKAQAQALLDAQAALSDMAAHA from the coding sequence ATGAGTGAACCAGACAAGACCGGGCCGCAGATCGATGGCCATGCGGATAAGGTGACCGGGGTGAAGGAACAGTCTTCCGCATCTCCTTCTTCTTCTTCCACACGGGCGTCGGAGAAGAATGCCCGGCAAAGCATTCTTCCGCATGTCGTGCTGGTGTTGGCGGTGGGTGCGTTGGCTCTTGGCGGGGTCTCGCTGTATCTGAGCACACAGTCGCAGCCGACCGATCCCGTGCTGCAGGCACGGTTGGAGGCGTTGGAGGAAAACGAAACCCGCCATCAAAATCCCGATCGGCCTGCCATCAAGAAAATGCAGGATCAGCTTGAGGATCTGGAAACCACCCTTCACCGGCAGATTCAGTCACTTGCCAATGCTGTGCGCGTTCATACGGGTCGTCTCGACACTCTGCAGAATCGTCCTGCTGTCCAGGACGAGAAGACAGTCGGGTTGGTCGAGGCACTCTCGAAGCGGGTGGATGAAGTTACGGCAGAACAGAAACGATTCAGGGATCTTTTCGATTCCGAACGCGATCGGATGCAGGCGGCGCTTCACGGATTGGAATCTCGCCTCACGAAACTGGATGCGGAGCAGCAAGGGGCGGTTCAGGCGCTGCAACAGGCACGTGAACGCCTGAACGAAATCGCCGGAGAAGCCGGAAAGGTGACAGCGCTGGCTGATCGGGCGGGCAGGCTGGCGCGTCTGCAGGCTGCCTCATCCGCTCTCAGCCGGGGTGAGAAGCTGGGTGATATCCCGGATGCACCGCCTGCCCTGACCCGCTTTGCGCAGGAGGCCCCTCCCACCGTGGCGGCGCTGACATTGTCTTTCGAGACTGTCGCACAGCATGCTCTGGAAGCATCCCGCCCGGACGTGAGCCATGCTTCCTTTTGGGAAACCGTGAAACAAAAAGCCGAAACTCTGGTAACCGTCCGGCGGGGGGATCAGGTTCTGGTGGGTGATCCTGCGGCAGGGGTCATTGCCCGGGCCAGAAAAGCATTGGATGCGGGTGATCTGGCCGGGGCCGTCAGGACGCTGGATGCGCTGACGGGGCCTGCGGCGCAGGCTGTCAGTGGCTGGAAAGCACAGGCGCAGGCTCTGCTGGATGCGCAGGCTGCGCTGTCCGATATGGCGGCACACGCCTGA
- a CDS encoding molybdopterin-binding protein, translating into MRLSARNQIQGRIVEVRPGATTTHVKIEIADGVVLTASITNEASEELGLKIGDTATAVIKASDVMVGV; encoded by the coding sequence ATGAGATTATCCGCCCGTAATCAGATTCAGGGTCGCATTGTCGAGGTCAGGCCAGGTGCCACGACCACGCATGTGAAGATCGAAATTGCTGACGGCGTAGTTCTGACAGCCTCGATCACGAATGAAGCTTCCGAGGAGCTGGGTCTGAAAATCGGCGACACAGCGACGGCCGTTATCAAGGCTTCGGATGTGATGGTCGGAGTTTGA
- a CDS encoding heme biosynthesis HemY N-terminal domain-containing protein: MRRIIKIVLPAAVVVAAAWYIAGLPGHVGMTVGDDLTIDMSVPAAIVAVVILVLAVHLLLRAVGAILGLPRTIRRWRQARKRQAGDYAVSRALVSLAAGDAGGAWREAGKARACLGDTAQTLLLVAEAARLSGRESEATQAFHALTRTEDASFLGYRGLLREAITREDWAGAAELARKAELAHPGAAWLRTERVNLAIRGGHWMDALSLAENDQQRAAFATAAAQAETDQVEKLRTARQAFRLDPSLTPAAIAYATALRAAGRQRRSDAVLVKAWAAHPQPDLAMVALSGVTDPLTRVRMVKRLVAGNPGHPESHLLLARENLAAGLTGEARSHAEQASRLIDQKRVWLLLADIEEKERGPGAAMQAALRRASEASSDPGWRCLHCGHATPHWVAACPSCHTPGQIRWTTPGEAGVALPPLPSSTEPLLALR; encoded by the coding sequence ATGCGCCGGATCATCAAAATTGTTCTCCCTGCGGCGGTGGTTGTTGCCGCCGCGTGGTATATCGCCGGACTGCCCGGCCATGTCGGCATGACGGTCGGGGATGATCTGACCATAGACATGTCGGTGCCAGCGGCCATTGTTGCGGTCGTCATTCTGGTTCTGGCCGTGCATCTGCTGCTGCGTGCCGTTGGTGCGATACTGGGCCTGCCCCGCACCATCCGCCGCTGGCGGCAGGCGCGGAAGCGGCAGGCCGGTGATTATGCTGTTTCCCGTGCATTGGTCTCATTGGCTGCGGGTGATGCGGGTGGAGCATGGCGGGAGGCAGGCAAGGCCCGCGCCTGCCTCGGCGATACTGCCCAGACTCTGCTGCTGGTGGCCGAGGCGGCCCGTCTTTCCGGCCGGGAGAGTGAGGCCACGCAGGCTTTCCATGCACTGACCCGGACTGAAGATGCCTCTTTCCTTGGCTATCGAGGCCTGCTGAGGGAGGCAATCACACGCGAAGACTGGGCCGGTGCCGCCGAACTGGCGCGCAAGGCGGAGCTGGCCCATCCCGGCGCCGCATGGCTGCGGACAGAGCGTGTCAATCTGGCGATCCGTGGCGGTCACTGGATGGATGCGCTGTCTCTGGCGGAAAACGATCAGCAACGTGCGGCCTTTGCCACGGCAGCGGCGCAGGCAGAGACGGATCAGGTCGAAAAGCTGCGGACGGCCCGGCAGGCATTTCGTCTGGACCCCAGCCTGACCCCTGCGGCCATTGCCTATGCGACTGCGCTGCGTGCAGCAGGTCGGCAGAGACGTTCCGATGCCGTGCTGGTCAAGGCATGGGCTGCCCATCCACAACCCGATCTGGCGATGGTGGCCCTGTCCGGTGTGACGGACCCACTGACAAGGGTGCGCATGGTCAAGCGGCTGGTGGCTGGCAATCCCGGCCATCCAGAGTCGCATCTGTTGCTGGCACGGGAAAATCTGGCTGCCGGGCTGACCGGCGAAGCCCGCAGCCATGCCGAACAGGCCAGTCGCCTGATCGACCAGAAACGGGTCTGGCTGCTGCTGGCTGATATCGAGGAAAAGGAGCGTGGCCCCGGTGCCGCCATGCAGGCTGCGCTGCGTCGCGCCTCGGAGGCCAGTTCTGATCCGGGATGGCGCTGCCTGCATTGCGGTCATGCTACGCCGCATTGGGTGGCTGCCTGTCCGTCCTGCCATACGCCCGGTCAGATACGCTGGACCACGCCGGGTGAAGCAGGGGTGGCCTTACCCCCTCTCCCGTCCTCGACAGAGCCGCTTCTGGCCCTTCGCTGA
- a CDS encoding glycosyltransferase family 2 protein, with amino-acid sequence MTYSTSVSFSADPGRKRPGEENVSRIVIVIPAYQEEKSVGDIVMRCRASVRAARVLVVDDGSRDTTAQRAEAAGAEVLRFPANAGKGASLAAGLAAACAMEAGLIVTLDADGQHRPEDLPRLIQVSERYPALIVIGSRRRDHAPGPWIRRAANRVADAVVSWASGWPIEDTQSGMRVYPALLLPHLLDRIRSGGFAYESELLIEAGRQGIRTVSVDIPRIHGPALHRPSHFRPLSDVGRIGAMTWGRLWRTGFCPVGLARLLLTRPKRS; translated from the coding sequence GTGACCTATTCAACCTCTGTTTCGTTTTCAGCTGATCCGGGCAGGAAGAGGCCCGGGGAGGAAAACGTATCGCGCATCGTCATTGTCATTCCCGCCTATCAGGAAGAAAAATCGGTTGGCGACATTGTGATGCGCTGCCGTGCGTCTGTGCGGGCTGCCCGGGTTCTGGTGGTCGATGATGGCTCCCGCGATACAACAGCACAGCGTGCGGAAGCAGCGGGGGCAGAGGTGCTGCGTTTCCCCGCCAATGCAGGCAAGGGAGCGAGCCTTGCGGCCGGTCTGGCGGCGGCCTGCGCCATGGAAGCTGGCCTGATCGTTACGCTCGATGCGGATGGCCAGCACAGGCCGGAGGATCTGCCGCGTCTGATCCAGGTTTCTGAACGCTATCCGGCCCTGATCGTCATCGGTTCCCGCCGTCGTGACCATGCGCCTGGACCGTGGATTCGCCGTGCCGCCAACCGTGTGGCGGATGCTGTTGTTTCATGGGCATCCGGCTGGCCGATTGAGGATACGCAGAGCGGGATGCGGGTTTACCCGGCCCTGCTGCTGCCGCATCTGCTGGACCGGATCAGGTCGGGCGGCTTTGCCTATGAAAGCGAGTTGCTGATTGAGGCTGGCCGCCAGGGGATTAGGACCGTCTCGGTCGATATTCCCCGTATCCATGGCCCCGCCCTGCATCGGCCCAGCCATTTCAGGCCGCTGAGTGATGTCGGACGTATCGGCGCCATGACATGGGGCCGCCTGTGGCGCACCGGATTTTGCCCTGTTGGTCTGGCCCGGCTGCTCCTTACCCGACCCAAACGCAGTTGA
- a CDS encoding uroporphyrinogen-III synthase has product MSLPIPSRPERPAILVTRPEPGASATARRLEELGFTPVLAPALEVRIRPDALAGEALPDLQAVLVTSANAIPALDPLRPLPLFAVGDATARAARAAGHQDVTSAGKDAERLLMLVRARLDPAGKPLLLASGEGQGAFLYQGLTQIGFTVLHRFVYCACPVQALPEQAEQALRILMEGASPSAGVPELKAVLFFSPETARSFVRLLDRAGLADGTSRLVACVISSATAEAITSLSWRDIRVAAQPTQDNLLALLR; this is encoded by the coding sequence ATGAGCCTTCCGATCCCGTCCCGCCCTGAACGGCCCGCCATCCTGGTTACCCGGCCGGAGCCGGGTGCTTCAGCGACGGCACGACGGCTGGAGGAACTCGGCTTTACGCCGGTGCTGGCACCGGCGCTGGAAGTCCGGATCCGCCCCGATGCTCTGGCCGGAGAGGCTTTGCCTGATTTGCAGGCCGTGCTGGTCACCAGCGCCAATGCCATTCCCGCGCTTGATCCGCTGCGTCCTCTGCCCCTGTTCGCAGTGGGGGATGCAACAGCAAGGGCGGCGCGGGCGGCGGGTCATCAGGATGTGACCAGTGCCGGAAAAGATGCGGAACGTCTGCTGATGCTCGTTCGTGCCAGGCTTGACCCGGCTGGAAAGCCGCTATTGCTTGCCTCCGGCGAAGGCCAGGGGGCATTTTTGTATCAGGGATTGACCCAGATCGGGTTCACCGTGCTGCATCGTTTCGTATACTGCGCATGCCCGGTGCAGGCTCTGCCCGAACAGGCGGAGCAGGCTCTGCGCATTCTGATGGAAGGGGCTTCCCCCTCTGCGGGGGTGCCTGAACTGAAGGCGGTCCTGTTCTTTTCACCGGAAACAGCACGGAGCTTCGTGCGTCTTCTGGACAGGGCCGGATTGGCTGACGGGACGTCGAGGCTGGTGGCCTGTGTCATCTCCTCTGCCACCGCTGAGGCCATTACTTCTTTAAGTTGGAGGGATATACGTGTCGCAGCACAGCCTACTCAGGACAATCTTCTGGCCCTCCTGCGATGA
- a CDS encoding NAD(P)/FAD-dependent oxidoreductase gives MLDSASISINVDESSSDAQLCDVLIVGAGPAGCTAAALLAEKGRNVILLEKDRHPRFHIGESLLPRNLHLIERLGLTQEVAAFGVFKPGAEFISDGHGGRDTKFCFADALDKTFTHSWQVKRADFDAALFRSARNKGAQAMDGMRVTTIRFPEGVPEGSARAIVEAVDEAGNTHHFAPRYVIDASGRDTFLGGKLGSKKRNPHNNTAALYAHFRHVTPRPCDRTGYITICLVEGGWFWMIPLPDGITSIGFVGTQEAFKQRKSSLEDFLDARIAASPSVSSRMMQAERISKVTATGNYSYSCDRLSGPGWMMIGDAFAFLDPVFSSGVLLAMTSGEMGADVADLWLDNPAAARKKLKTVEAKIRHAIGTLSWLVYRINKPVLRDMFMSPSNRFRMRDGLVSLLAGNVHGTLPRGPVRAFKGAYYFLTALGKIGIRLTPDGDLKRGPRIG, from the coding sequence ATGCTGGACAGCGCATCGATCTCCATAAACGTGGATGAATCATCCAGTGACGCACAACTTTGTGATGTCCTGATCGTCGGCGCCGGACCGGCCGGGTGCACTGCGGCCGCCCTGCTGGCTGAAAAAGGGCGCAATGTCATTCTGCTGGAGAAAGACCGCCATCCGCGCTTTCACATTGGCGAGAGCCTGCTGCCCCGTAATCTGCACCTGATCGAACGTCTGGGCCTGACTCAGGAAGTGGCGGCATTCGGCGTGTTCAAACCGGGTGCCGAATTCATCTCCGACGGCCATGGCGGGCGAGATACCAAATTCTGTTTCGCCGATGCGCTCGACAAGACATTTACCCATTCCTGGCAGGTGAAACGCGCCGATTTTGATGCCGCCCTGTTCCGCAGCGCACGGAACAAGGGCGCGCAGGCCATGGACGGCATGCGTGTCACCACCATCCGTTTTCCCGAAGGTGTGCCGGAAGGATCGGCCCGCGCCATCGTGGAAGCCGTGGACGAAGCCGGGAACACGCATCATTTTGCTCCCCGCTATGTGATCGACGCCTCGGGACGGGATACGTTTCTGGGCGGCAAGCTGGGTAGCAAAAAGCGGAATCCGCATAACAATACGGCCGCTCTCTACGCCCATTTCCGTCATGTGACGCCACGCCCCTGTGACCGCACCGGTTATATTACCATCTGTCTGGTGGAAGGCGGATGGTTCTGGATGATCCCGCTTCCTGACGGCATCACCAGCATCGGCTTTGTCGGCACACAGGAGGCTTTCAAGCAACGCAAAAGCTCACTGGAAGATTTTCTCGACGCCCGCATCGCCGCCAGCCCGAGTGTCAGCAGCCGCATGATGCAGGCTGAACGGATCTCCAAAGTCACCGCCACCGGCAATTACTCCTATTCCTGCGATCGGCTGTCAGGGCCGGGATGGATGATGATCGGCGATGCCTTCGCCTTTCTGGATCCGGTTTTTTCCTCTGGCGTGCTGCTGGCCATGACCAGCGGTGAAATGGGGGCAGACGTCGCCGATCTCTGGCTGGACAATCCTGCGGCCGCTCGGAAAAAACTGAAAACAGTCGAAGCCAAAATCCGTCACGCGATCGGCACGCTGTCCTGGCTGGTCTATCGCATCAACAAACCGGTGCTGCGTGACATGTTCATGTCCCCCAGCAATCGTTTCCGCATGCGGGATGGTCTGGTGTCGCTGCTGGCCGGGAATGTCCATGGCACATTGCCGCGCGGCCCGGTCCGGGCGTTCAAGGGCGCGTATTATTTCCTGACCGCTTTGGGAAAAATCGGTATCAGACTGACGCCAGACGGCGATCTGAAGCGCGGACCCCGTATTGGCTGA
- the tsaD gene encoding tRNA (adenosine(37)-N6)-threonylcarbamoyltransferase complex transferase subunit TsaD, which produces MTPNLPEMHEAADFPASENLFPGPVLGIETSCDETAAAVLDGSGRILAEIVLSQYDDHARFGGVVPEIAARAHLAYLPGMVTEVMDKAGLRFQDLAAIAATSGPGLIGGLLVGAGLGKGLALAAKRPFIAINHLEAHALAALLPALGGVAETTAGEHFPFLLMLLSGGHCQCILVEGIGRYRRLGGTIDDAVGEAFDKVGKLLGLGWPGGPALERLALQGNPRALAFPRPMKGRAGCDFSFSGLKTAVAQYVARFPDGPLPLSDAADIAASFQAAVADVMADRATAALAMADEIAPAKMLVVSGGVAANAAIRTALSTAAEQRGIIMLAPPPRLCTDNAVMVAWAGLHRLKHGAVSGLDHAPLPRWPLEAPDMALPELITP; this is translated from the coding sequence ATGACCCCCAATCTGCCGGAAATGCATGAAGCAGCGGATTTTCCGGCTTCCGAAAACCTTTTTCCGGGTCCGGTACTGGGTATCGAGACCTCCTGCGATGAAACCGCCGCTGCCGTGCTGGACGGATCGGGCCGCATTCTGGCCGAAATCGTGTTGAGCCAGTACGATGATCATGCCCGCTTCGGCGGGGTGGTGCCGGAAATCGCCGCCCGTGCCCATCTGGCCTATCTGCCCGGCATGGTGACAGAGGTGATGGACAAGGCCGGACTCCGTTTTCAGGATCTGGCCGCGATTGCCGCGACCTCCGGTCCGGGGCTGATCGGTGGGCTGCTGGTGGGGGCAGGGTTGGGCAAAGGTCTGGCTCTGGCGGCAAAACGACCGTTTATCGCCATCAATCACCTGGAGGCCCATGCTCTGGCCGCTCTGCTGCCGGCATTGGGCGGAGTTGCGGAAACAACCGCCGGCGAGCATTTCCCTTTCCTGCTGATGCTGCTGTCCGGCGGCCACTGCCAGTGCATTCTGGTCGAGGGGATCGGACGTTACCGGCGGCTCGGCGGCACGATCGACGATGCGGTGGGGGAGGCCTTCGACAAGGTCGGCAAGCTGCTGGGGCTGGGCTGGCCCGGCGGCCCGGCGCTGGAGCGGCTGGCCCTGCAGGGCAATCCACGCGCCCTTGCCTTTCCCCGCCCGATGAAGGGCCGGGCGGGTTGCGATTTCAGTTTTTCCGGGCTGAAAACAGCGGTGGCCCAGTATGTCGCCCGGTTTCCGGATGGGCCGCTGCCCTTATCCGATGCCGCCGACATAGCCGCCAGTTTTCAGGCCGCCGTGGCCGATGTCATGGCTGATCGCGCCACCGCCGCCCTTGCTATGGCCGATGAGATCGCGCCCGCAAAAATGCTCGTCGTCTCCGGCGGGGTCGCAGCCAATGCAGCAATCCGGACAGCACTTTCCACCGCCGCCGAGCAGCGTGGCATCATCATGCTCGCCCCTCCACCCCGGCTGTGCACCGATAATGCCGTGATGGTGGCCTGGGCCGGGCTGCACCGGCTGAAACATGGCGCGGTCTCCGGTCTGGATCATGCCCCCCTGCCACGCTGGCCGCTGGAGGCTCCTGATATGGCGTTGCCGGAATTGATCACGCCATGA